In Pirellulales bacterium, the genomic stretch GCGAGAATTCAAACTGGTCCTTTGACATTAGCTTTCTCCTTACTTTCAAAAGCTGTGGTGTTTCCTACCGCCTGTCTGGCCTTGACCAACCCGGCCAAACGACGGCACTTCGCATTCCGCCCTCCCGAACGAAGCAGCGGACCCGCCAAACAGGTTGCAGGGCCTTCCTAGACGCCAGCCGTCGCGTATGGGCGTGACGTCTGACGCGATGTCTTGGCTCTGCAGTTCCGATTTGGCTGCCCTTGGTAAAGCAACGAACATGCCAAGCCTGCTGGCGACCTGAAAGAACCGAGACTTCGCGAAAATGCCGTGAAAACGGGTCATTTTGCGTTCAGATTTGGTCGCAAGACTTGATCGCGCGCGCGAGCGCTTCCGCGTCTTGGTGAAAGTCACGTCGCATGACGATAAGCGCAGTCTGCGATTTGTGTTAGAGCGGAGCCCAAGGCCGTCCCGCTCAGTCTGGCAAAGGCAATCGCGCGCTGCCACACGCCTTAAATCACTGCCTGCAAGTAACTTATGGCGCGGTCACAAAAACGGTGATGCGTTTCACCAAAATGGTGAAATCACCGGACCGCTCCGCCGGCGGTCCCACGTCCTATGTCCGGTTCTGTTCGCACGGCCCACAATCGAGCGAGCGAACGCCGTCACGGATTAAAACTCACCCCGGAACCGTCGCATGCCGCGGCCTGACGCGTGGGTTGCGCCGATGCCACTGCCGTTTTATTTAGGACGCGATCAGCGCAGCGCGCAAAAAACGCATCCTCTTTAGTTGTCGTTAGTTATATATCTAATGTCGAACAACCTTTGAGTGTATTGTGCCATCGCGGCGCGGACCTGGTCCGAACGCCGCGCGTGCCGAGCCTTCGCTCCAAAACAAATACAAATATCGGCGCGGGCGCGCAATCGAGCGCGAACTTGCGTTTAAAGACTGTTCCGAGTCCCGTGCCGCGCGAGCGACTAACCATTCGTCGCCCGAGTAAGCGCACGGAGCCGATCTCATATATGCAAGTGCGGTGCCAAAGCCCTGCGTCAATCCACGAACAGCAAGAGTTGAGCCGCCCTTTGGCATGGCCTGACGCCGCCGCTTGGGGTCAGTTCTGAGTGGCGGTCCGCCATTGAGCCTGCGGAGGGCTGGATCCGCTGATCAGAGCTGATCCTGCCGGGTGTCCAAGAAGTCTTGCCCGTGAGCATATTGAGTATTCACTGGCACTCCCTGCCCGCAGAGCGGACAGTCGGCCGCGGACCACTCGGGAATATCGGTTTCCAGTGAATAGATGTACCTGCTGACCCCGATTCCAACGGTGTCAACATTTCCACGGTGAACAAGCGCCGCGACCGTGGTTACATGGCCTCGGGCCCGACGGACCGCCTCAACCGTTTGCCGTACGGAGTGACCACTATTTACGATGTCGTCCACGACGAGAACACGACGCCCCGCCACAAGATGGTCGTAACCGCGCCGCAAGACGAATCTGCCTCGTAGTTGGCCGAAATCAGGGGATGCCTCGTGTTCGGCAAAGACCGCCGGCAAGCCCAGGGCGTGCGCCGTCCACTGCGCCACGATTAGTCCCCCCGTTGCCGGCCCGCAAACGACTTCGGCATCGATCGGTCGCACGGCTTCTGCCAACATAGACGCGAGATGATCCACACGTTTTGGGTCGATGAAAATCGCATCCTTGTCGATCCAACCGCTACCGTGATCGCCGGAAATGTAGACGAAGTGATCATTTTCAAGGATAGCGTGGCAAGCCGTCAGGATGCTCTGAGTTTCGTCGGCCCGGCGTTTGGCAATATCGTCGCTCATCGATTTAATGGGAACCCGTTTCGCAACAGATCGTCAAAAGTGGTGAGTCGCGATGCGAACCACGTTGCATCTCAACTGCTTGACAGTCGCTCTTCAACCGCGCGAAAGATGTCTGCCTTGACCGCCTCGATCGGCCGGGCGGCATCGATCACCACGATCTGTTCCGGTCGTCGGCTGGCTTCGGCAAGAAAGCCTTGCCGCAATCGGTGGCGGAACTCGTCCCCTTGCCGCTCCATACGATCCAGCGGCCGTGCCAGGCGCGTGGTCGCCGCCTCGGGAGGCATGTCCAGCACAATTGTCAGATTTGGTTCCAGTCTGCCCGTGGCCGTTTGTCCGATGCGCCACAATTCCTTGATGTCGAGCCCGCCGGCATGTCCCTGATAGACGACATTCGCCAATAAGTATCGATCGGAAATTACAATCTGGCCGGCCTCCAGTGCAGGCCTGATGACGTCGTTCACTAGCTGAGCTCGTGCGGCCATGTAAAGCAGCATTTCTGCTGTCCGTGTGATGGGCACGTCATGCGCGTCGAGCAAGATGCGACGAATCGCATCGCCCAGGGGAGTGCTGCCGGGGTCTCGGCACGTGACGATGTCGCGCCCCGTTGTCCGCAACCAAGCGGCCAACAGTGCGAGTTGCGTGCTTTTTCCTGCCCCGTCTATGCCGTCTAGGGAAAGAAACACCTGGAATCGAGCCTCGCGACAATAGTGCAGGAATAGCCACTCGGTGTGTCTCGCATTGTAGCAAGATCGCGGTCTGCGGCCGAGGTGGACGCCAGCTGTCATGACAAGCGGGCGCGACGCTTGCTGGTTGCGCGCTTGCGCGCGGCGCGGGGCACGCCACCAGTTCTGCCGCCCGTCTTCGGCAGCGAGCCGGTGTCTCGATATCGCGTGAGCATTTGCTGGCAGCGACTAATGATCAGATCCCGCAGCGCCTGCGGCTGTAGCACTTCGACCTGATCGCCATAGCCTAAAATCCACCAGGCAATTTCCTGAATGCCGGATACCGTGACATGAAAATCGAGACGCCCGTCGTCGCGCCAGACAAGGTGCTGCGTTTTGTGCCACGTCACCTCGCCCACATTCTTGGCAACCAGCTTTTCAAACCGCACCACGATCTCTTGATCAGGCCCCGGTTCGGGAATCAAATGCCACGCATTCCGCAACTGGCGCTCGATCGAGAAGCCTCGCGGGAATTGGAACCTCTCGTCGAGTTCTTCCAGGTTGCGGATCCGGGCGACGTTAAAAGTGCGCGTCTGTCGATGTACGGACGAACGAGCAAACACAAACCAGCTGCGACGGCTGAAGAGAAGGCGGTACGGACTTAGCTTCGTGCGAATGATCTCGCGATCGCTGAAGCTATCGTATTCGATGCGTACGCAACGGCGCCTGGCGATAGCGCCGATCAATTGTTGATACACCGGCGCACTGGCGTTCGAGCCACTGGTAGCGCCTAGCCGCAAGTGGATCGCCCCGGCTGCCTCGCGCAGATACTCGCGCAATCGCTCGGGTAGCGCACTCTCTAGCTTGATCGCCGCCGCACGGGCCGGGGCATGGAAGGGAATTCCAGATCGATCGCCTAGGTCGTAACATAGCACCAGAAGGGACAGAGCTTCCTCGGGCGTAAAGTTAGTCGGCGGCAGGAAGTTCATCCCTAGAATACGATAACGTTGTTCTTGCTCGTCGTACTCCAGGGGTACGCCGGCCAGCCGGAGGATATCGAGATCGCGAAAGATCGTCCGCCGGCTCACACGACAGTTAACGGCCAAAGATTGCGCGTTATGCCCCCTACCGGACTGCAGCAGTCCCACCAGTTCCAGCAGGCGAGTTATTCGGGTCAGCGTCATTGGCCATCAATACGCGTTCTGGTATCTGCGGGGCAAACGATGCCTGTAGCAGAGACGAGACGCCGCGTGTCGCCGGTAGCGAGGGGACCGTAGGGGCCTGGATCGGTTTATTCGCGGCCCCCCAATCGTACGACAGATTATTAGAGTTGCTTGCTGGCATCCCGGGAACAGGTGCCAGACCGGACCTCGTGGCCCCCCCGTTCGCCGCACCCGGGCGTCGCGGCGGCACGGCACCCGTGTCTGATACGCCCGGCATGGCCTGACCAGGAGCGGGCGTGGGCACGGATTCGGGAACCGGCTTCGGCGGTGTATCCTGTCCATCGCCTTTGAAGATCATGTCTCCTTCTCCGACCTTTTGATTGACCGGACCGCGACTGAAAACGTTCGGTTGGATGAAACCGTAATTGATCTGGAAGCCGGCATCACGCTCACGTGCTCGCTTGCGGGCGTCGAAGTAAGCCTTGCCTGGCCAAGGACCTTCCGCGAGGTAGACGTTGTTGTATTCCAACAGCGATCCCTTGCGGTAATGCACCGTGCGAATCGCCAGGTTGTAGTCGATCAGCGACCGGAAGTAATCGCTCATGGCCACGGCCAGCCGGCGTTGGGCATCTAACAACAAGTCGAGTGTTACGGTGTCCGTCTCGTACGCCGCACGCACCGCTTCCACGTTCACCCGGGCGGCGATCAACCGGTTGAAATTGGTCTCCGTCAACTGATAGGTTCGATCGAGCGTGCGAATGGCCGAGGACAAGCCGTGCACCATTTCCAGCTCTTCTTCCTGCAAGACGGCCCGCTCTCTGGCCAGTTGCAGTTGGGCATTGCGGACACCGGACAAGGCGGCACGGAAACCGATCGGAACGTTGGCCTGGAATCCCATTTGCCATTCCTGGAAGTTGCCACTCGTCAAAGACGCCATTGCGTTCTGAAACTGGTCGATGCTGCGTCCCTGTTCCCACAGATTTTGGCCGAAGCCCAACCAGCGATACGTGGCGTCGAAGTCCAAGCGGGGCAAAAGGAAGTTCTTCGAGGCGATCAGTTGCAGCTCGCGCTGCTTCACGATCCACTTCTGACGACGAAGCTCTGGCATACGGGCCAGGCTTTCGATCTTCACTTCGTCCCAATCGAAATCCACGCGGGCCGTTGTCGGATCGTCGGCCGGACGAATCAATCGGCCGTCGGTCGGACTGATACCCATTTGATAGCGAAGCCGGTTCTCGGTCTCGTACACCTGGCTGACCGCGGCTTCCACCTGGCCGCGGAACAAGAAGTATTGCTCGCGGGCTTGGGCTTCTTTTTCCGCTTCACCGCCACGTGCCCCCGCATCGTAGAGGGCCTTCACCTTTCTCCAGGTCGACAGCGCGCTGTCGCGGCCGACGACCAGCGCATCCAGGTTGCGATAGGTGAAGTACAACTCCCAATAGGCCAACTCGGTATCGTTCACGACATCGCGAATACGACCCTCGAAGTCGGCAATCGCGATGTCGACGTTCGAGCGGGCGATGGCCACGCCGTTATAAACGCCAGGGATGTTCGTAAAGCCGCCGACGCCCGGGATACCGCTGGGACCGGCGATGCGGTTGAACTGCGTACCACCACCTTGCAAAAAGGGATGGCGGAATTCTGCTTCAAAGTTAGTCGTATAGTACGCTGGGAAGAGGTTGGACGGGTTGTTGTTCATGTCATAGTTGGTGTTGTTGCGGAAGTAGACGCGATCGCCTGCCGCCGTAACCTTGGCCAACTGTGTCTGAAACTGCGCCGCGTCCTCTTGGAGAACGTTTGCCAACGCTCCGCCGAAGGTCGTATTCACCGGATGGTCGTTCTTTTGCCAGAAGACGCTGGTGCTCCACTGCGTATCGAAGTTCGCCAACGTACCTTCAACGCCGAAACGCGGATCGCTTTCCGTGATGGCCGGTGCATAGACCGTTTGGGCATTGAGCGGGGCCAACGACACTTGGAACGTGGGATTCGTCACCTGGCCGCCCAAGGTGCGAAATACCTTGCTATTCTCCAGGGTGACCCGCACGGCCTCTTCCAGTCGCAGAGGCCAGAACTCCTTGGGCTCGGGATTCTCCAGCGTGAGCGGCCTTTGCGAGCCGCTAACGTCGGGGATGGTATCCGCATTGACATCCGGATACTCGACCTCGGTGGCGACACCCTTATAGTGCGAAAGATCGCCATCCTCGAAGAAATAGAATGGCCTGCTGGGCTGGCATCCAGCGATCAGCACCACAATGGCGGTCAGCACGGCCCAAAATTTGGCATCTCGCAGGCTCATGAATTCGCGTCCTACACGACGGAGTTGCCGTTGATATTCATTGGCGATTTGCCCGCTCGAGCCGTTGCCTCACGTTTATGTTAGGCGGCGGAGTCGACGGCAAACTGGGCGCAGCCCTCCGGGGCGCTCCCATCGTCAAACCAGATATCGACCTCGTAATCGTCAAACTTGCATAAAATCATTTAATCGGCAGTCTCAACGATCGCCACGCAAACTTCGCGTTCATCTTATGCATCGCATTCAACGCAAACTTACGATCAAGCGCGAGTTCGGGCGCTCTGGAGTTAAGCTAGCGCCGTCTCCCAGCCGAGTGACTGCTGCTGACTTTCGCGGAGAAGTCGGCAGCAGCCCGATGAATCACCGATATGGACGTTGGTCCAACGAAGAACCTAGCCGAGGTGGCTCGCTAGCTGTGCTACCAGGGCGGGCAAAGCGATAGGTAGTCGAGGCAGGGACGCAGCCAGAAGCCCTCGATCGGCTCGCTGCGAAGACTCCGATAGAATTGGTCCCAATGGCCCCAGAATCGGCTAGTGAGCCGTCAGTCCGCTTCTGGCCCCGCGCCTATCGCCGCCGGGGACAATTGATGTTCCGACAGCCTGGAAAATCGCCAGTATGCCACTAGCGCAAGCATTAGATGGGCATGCTAGCGTAGCAAGCCATCAGGCTCGACTTAGAGATACATGCCGACGAATCCGCCGTGGTCGTCACTATCGGCCTGGATTTTTCGCACGCGCTCGACAGTTTGCTGAAGATCACCGGCGGTAATGTAGCGATCGAACTCGGCGCGCACGGCAACGGGCACGGTCTCGGCAAACCAGTGGACAACCGGCTCTGTCAACCAATCGCAGGTCTCGCGCGTCAGTTCGACGTGCAGATCGCACACCTCTGTCTTCTGATCCGACGCGCCGGTGATCGCCGTGCCTTCGAACCGAAATTCGATTACCCCCAAATCGGGCACATTGAGCAGATGAAACGCGCAGGTTGCGTTATACAGATAATACGAATTCAATGTTCCGTGCTTGGCGATCGCTTCCAGAATGCGCTCGCAACGGGCGCGGAATTTTGGGGACGCGTCAATCGGGATGTCTGTCCGCTCGATGGAGCGCAGCGGCAGACAATCGAATGAGATGTCGACGTAACGATCCATAGGAGATTGTTCTCTTTAGCGGGCCAGCGCAGCGGCTGCGGGCGATTCGCCTGTCGCATTGGCCATGTTGGCCGCTCGCACCTGATGCCAGCCAATGCTGAGCCATCCCTGGTCGGCCGAGACGGCCTCGACCCCCAAGGGGCCGGCGGCCTTGAATTCGCCTTTAAGCGCCGTCGGCTGATCCTTGACGATCTGCTCTTCGAAGATTTTCCCCAAGCGGCGGACCATCAATTGGCGCAGTGTGGTTTGGAGCAGTGATAGCCGCTTTTCGCCCCCCTGTACGAAACCCGGCGGAAAGATCTCGATGTCGCCGATCCTGGTGGCTTTTATTCCCTCGCCAAACTTCTCGAGCTTGTAGTTCACGGTGAAATTCATGGCCGGAAACGAACGGCTGCCCGAGGTGTACTTCTTTCCTCGGCCGGTGAACACGAAGCCGCCGTCGGCAACCTTGAAGATCACAGGATCCTCGTCGGCAAAAGTAATCGTCCAGGGTTCCTTGCCTGAGTCATCCTTGATTCGGTCCGGCACTTCGCCCAAAAAGTCCTTGGCAAACTTTTCCAGTTCTGGTTGGCCGATTGTTTCGCCGGCTAGTGTACCGGCGGTGAAGTTGTTCACCAACGATTCGTGCAATCGCATGGCTACCTGCGGCTTGCCGGCAATGTCGGGGGCGCGACCTTGGGCGCCCAATTGCGCGCCGTGCGCCTGCAGTGCGGTCACATACATCCAATCGTCGCTGCTGCTGAAATAGATGTGCGGAAGATGGCCACGGCGCACCAGCGGATTGCGAAAGCGCTCCTGAAACTGCAAGTTCGAGCGGGCAAGTTCTTTGCCGATCTGATCCTCGAACTGACGATTGAGCCTCGTCTCGGCATGTTGCGCCGCGATCTTTTCGGCGCTCCCTTTTTGCTGTGCGACACGTTTCGTTGCAACGCGTTCGACTACACACCCCATTACA encodes the following:
- a CDS encoding phosphoribosyltransferase family protein encodes the protein MSDDIAKRRADETQSILTACHAILENDHFVYISGDHGSGWIDKDAIFIDPKRVDHLASMLAEAVRPIDAEVVCGPATGGLIVAQWTAHALGLPAVFAEHEASPDFGQLRGRFVLRRGYDHLVAGRRVLVVDDIVNSGHSVRQTVEAVRRARGHVTTVAALVHRGNVDTVGIGVSRYIYSLETDIPEWSAADCPLCGQGVPVNTQYAHGQDFLDTRQDQL
- the tmk gene encoding dTMP kinase, translated to MFLSLDGIDGAGKSTQLALLAAWLRTTGRDIVTCRDPGSTPLGDAIRRILLDAHDVPITRTAEMLLYMAARAQLVNDVIRPALEAGQIVISDRYLLANVVYQGHAGGLDIKELWRIGQTATGRLEPNLTIVLDMPPEAATTRLARPLDRMERQGDEFRHRLRQGFLAEASRRPEQIVVIDAARPIEAVKADIFRAVEERLSSS
- a CDS encoding WYL domain-containing protein; protein product: MTLTRITRLLELVGLLQSGRGHNAQSLAVNCRVSRRTIFRDLDILRLAGVPLEYDEQEQRYRILGMNFLPPTNFTPEEALSLLVLCYDLGDRSGIPFHAPARAAAIKLESALPERLREYLREAAGAIHLRLGATSGSNASAPVYQQLIGAIARRRCVRIEYDSFSDREIIRTKLSPYRLLFSRRSWFVFARSSVHRQTRTFNVARIRNLEELDERFQFPRGFSIERQLRNAWHLIPEPGPDQEIVVRFEKLVAKNVGEVTWHKTQHLVWRDDGRLDFHVTVSGIQEIAWWILGYGDQVEVLQPQALRDLIISRCQQMLTRYRDTGSLPKTGGRTGGVPRAARKRATSKRRARLS
- a CDS encoding TolC family protein; its protein translation is MSLRDAKFWAVLTAIVVLIAGCQPSRPFYFFEDGDLSHYKGVATEVEYPDVNADTIPDVSGSQRPLTLENPEPKEFWPLRLEEAVRVTLENSKVFRTLGGQVTNPTFQVSLAPLNAQTVYAPAITESDPRFGVEGTLANFDTQWSTSVFWQKNDHPVNTTFGGALANVLQEDAAQFQTQLAKVTAAGDRVYFRNNTNYDMNNNPSNLFPAYYTTNFEAEFRHPFLQGGGTQFNRIAGPSGIPGVGGFTNIPGVYNGVAIARSNVDIAIADFEGRIRDVVNDTELAYWELYFTYRNLDALVVGRDSALSTWRKVKALYDAGARGGEAEKEAQAREQYFLFRGQVEAAVSQVYETENRLRYQMGISPTDGRLIRPADDPTTARVDFDWDEVKIESLARMPELRRQKWIVKQRELQLIASKNFLLPRLDFDATYRWLGFGQNLWEQGRSIDQFQNAMASLTSGNFQEWQMGFQANVPIGFRAALSGVRNAQLQLARERAVLQEEELEMVHGLSSAIRTLDRTYQLTETNFNRLIAARVNVEAVRAAYETDTVTLDLLLDAQRRLAVAMSDYFRSLIDYNLAIRTVHYRKGSLLEYNNVYLAEGPWPGKAYFDARKRARERDAGFQINYGFIQPNVFSRGPVNQKVGEGDMIFKGDGQDTPPKPVPESVPTPAPGQAMPGVSDTGAVPPRRPGAANGGATRSGLAPVPGMPASNSNNLSYDWGAANKPIQAPTVPSLPATRGVSSLLQASFAPQIPERVLMANDADPNNSPAGTGGTAAVR